GTGTTAGTGATGTGCTATGCACAGCAACAGCTGAGGCTCTTGCTATGGGGAAATTTGTAGTCTGCGCAGATCATCCATCAAATGATTTTTTCAAGCCATTCCCCAACTGCTTAACGTATAAAACTTCAGAGGAGTTTGTTGCTCGTGTCAAAGAGGCCATGGCTAGTGAACCTCAACCTCTGACCCCAGAGCAACGATATAGTTTATCATGGGAGGCGGCGACTGAGAGGTTTATGGAGTACTCAGAGCTGGACAAAGTTCTAAACAATACAAATGGTCACCCTGGACGAGGTGGGAAGATAAACAAAGCAAGAAAGATACCTTTACTTCCTAAGTTGTCAGATGTGGTGGATGGGGGACTGGCATTTGCTCATCACTGCCTGACTGGCAACGAAATCCTCAGATTGGCGACAGGAGCGATTCCTGGCACACGTGACTATGATAAACAACAGTGCATGGATTTGAATCTCCTCCCTCCTCAAGTCCAGCACCCTGTATATGGCTGGTGATGTGTATCATCTCGCATTTAACTAATGTATATAGTTGAATGATGTTTCTCCATAGGTATGTACATATTAAGCGATCTAGTTCCTATGTACTGACCGGAGCATGAACCTTTGTAGAGTCTTGTTAATTGGTAGGGCCAATGAGGAATTTATCTTGTTTTGTCCTCTTTGCCTGTAATTATGTTATTCTTACTCTCCAAATAGGCTAATTTCGTTTTACTACCCTAGAAGGATGTTTCACCATAGATATGTGCATACAAAGTTTTATGTAGTTCCTATACTGACCAATGCCTGTACTTTGATGGAGTCTTGTTAGGGCTGTAATCCTGTAAGGAATgtggcctttttttttttattcTCCTATAACATTGTTCAAAAACTGTGTTTAGGTGGGAAAGGAAATAATAAAGTCTAGCTTGCTGTGGCTAGCTGAAGCAACAATGCTGAAAATAAAATATTCAGTAAAAGATAGAAAAGTCACATTATTGATTTAATGTTTCTTCTCAGTACCTTCAATTTCTTATGAAAATTGGAATTTGCTCTATCAAGGAAGTTGAACCACACTTTCAGTACTTGTCATATAATCTGATTACAGTCCTTAATCTTCAAATTTCATCAATCTTATGTAACAAAATTAGTATTAATGTGTAGTTGCAGGGGCTGTGGCTTATTTATCTGTGCTACATTTGATTTTTCCTTTTGTGCTATGCATATGAAAACTGTCCTTCAGAAAAGAAAACTCGTTAGGGTTACGAAAGTAGTGATGGGTCGGTACATCCCGCCTGTTATCTATTTCAATTTGTACAAAAAGAGACGAagacatgaaagttgtagaactGAAATAGATCCAAGGTTCCTCACTGGCAGTGATGAATTTTTCTTGATTGTTGATTTGTGATAGTCTAGGAAGGTGATGTACAGTGTTCATCTTGCACAGTGTTCATCTTGCACAGTGTTCATCGATGTGTCCGGAGTATCGCCCATCTCTTTCAGCAGTACCCAGTAGCAAGAGCTTGTCGTAGAAGTTGCAATACATAGGCATTGTATCTAGGCTGCAAAAATTTGTTTCCCCAGACCCTTTCGAGAAGGTCCCAGTAGAGGTGGCTGGAAAGCCTTACTACCCTGTGTTGAAATTGGTTTTTGGTTTACCTGTAACATTCCTTTGAGGTGCAGTTTCCTGAGGTTGATGGTTCCAGCACAAAATACACGGGTCCTTAATCCTTATAGTTGGAGATGGGAACCTGCGTAATAACATGGGCAGCTTGTGCTCCAAAGATTAGTTCTATTCTGTGTGTGtcccattgcatagtgtttgggagccaTAGGCCCGCAACAATGTCTAGCAGGTGTCACCTTCTTGAACCCTAGATCACCAGAACCGTCCCATGATTTTAACAAGGAATTTATTTGTGAAGTGGAAATGGGACATGTATTAGACAGGGACAGATCGAAGAACATATTTGATGCAGGCAAGTCAGCCAGCATGGTCCAGTTTATTTTCCTTGACTGGTCAGTTTCGTTTTGAAAATTTATGGTATATAAACCCATAGGTGTTTCTTTTGGTCTCTTCGATTAATGAGCAGGGATGTCCTAGATGAATGGTTGTTGACTGTAAGTCCTTCGAAGGTTAAGTCTAGTGTTTTGGTCGATATTTCTCTGAAAAGGATGGAAGAATTGTTCCAGTTTGGGGTTTGTGCTGAGAGATTGCAGAAATCCTGCAAGATTTGACAGATGACGGTAACTTCTTGGATATCAGCCTTTCTTCAAATGATTAAGTCATCAGAAAACATCAGTGAGCGAATAGGATAATTGGGGTCTATAATGATACCAGAAATGATCGTCATGCAGGTCATGCCTGAGGCAGATGGACAGTTTCATTTATAATTATGAACCGACCCGATGACAAAAAAGGTGTGGCAAGTATGGACAACTTTCATTTGTCGAGTACGGATAACTTTTTTCTCTATTGGTGTTTTGTCCAATCTGGACTTTCATCTTCTTTTTTAATCGGCAGCTCTCCTGCTtggtttgtttttttaaaaaaaaagtatggACAACTTTGTCGTATTCTCCTTTGGGAAGCGAACTGTCCATGGATTCGCCGTTTTCAATAAGGTAGCGATGACTAAAATGATATGGCAAGAGCGCACAACCTTGTCGTATTCCCCTTTGGGAAGCGAAGCCTCCATTGGTTGGCCATCAATAAAGATAGATAACGCGTGGGAAGCGAAGCCTTCATTGGTTGGCCATCAAATGAACATGAAACCCCTAACGTTGCAGATCCCTGCTGCCCTGCACTACGAAGGTCCATTCTATGCGATCAAATGCCTTAGATAGGTTAAGTTTGAGCATGAACCCTTTACATTTCCAGGAAGGGAGTCGGAATGAACTATTTCTTGGGCTATAATGATGTTGTTAGGGACATGTCTACCCTGAACAAAAGCATACCAGGAGTGGTGTATACTATGTGGTTGGGTAGATGACATTTGATTTTTTGGGATGAGAACAATGACAGTTTCAATAATGAGACCAGGGAGCTCGATCACCTGTGTTGTAGATTTGGTGACGATTAGTTCAATAACATCCTGTTTGATCCATTCCCATACTGATCTGTAGAAGGGCACTTTTAGTCCATCGGGTTCTAGTGATGCATCTCTCCTCATCTGTCGACTGTCGTAGTAGATTGTGCAATTCCTAGCAGAGTGTGCAATTCCCTGTTGGATGGAGGAAATTTATGGTTTGTTTTTTTGAAATGTGAATCTATTTGTTTCCTTAGCAATTTGGCATCAGTGGTTGGCAGTGCATAGCTAACTAATTGCTCAGTCAAATTTGCATGCTTTGCGCTGTTGCCGAATAAGTGACAGTCGATATATATGGTTATGACCTAAGTTCTGTCCTAAAAAGGGAAAGTTTGTACGTTTTCCTGGATAACTTGGAATTTAGTGGTTGACAGTGCAAAGTTCCACTAACTAATTTCTTCATATGTTGCACATTTTCCACGCTGTCTGCAACTGATGATTGACAATGGAATGCACTGGGATTTGTAGTGGTgcagccacttcatcttcatAAGGTCTCTTATGAGATTAATATTTGTTATGCTCTGAAGATTTCACACATATCTGTAACTTCAACATCACAGCTTCTCAGCGCTGATTTTCCAGGAGGACAAGGTGGAATTATGTTTCTCTTGGCTCAGCTGTTTCTTTGGTTCTACGCAACACATtgataatactccctccgttccaaaatgttgGTCGTTTTGACTTGTCTAGGTCcagtcaaaacgacctacattttggaacggagcgATAGGTAGCACATTGTTCCTCCCTAATGTTTAGAGAAGAAGATtgtatttcctttttttctgtTGGGAAAAGCTAAGCTCTGATTCTCTGTACAGTTGTGCAGAGGCAGCAATATTTATTCAATTCAGCATCATAATTACTTCTATAAATCAAAGAATTAGCCATTTTCTTTATGCACGACATAGTATCGTACACCATTTATATATACTAGTTATAGTTATAGTTACATGTCCCATTTAGCAGAGGCTCCTGATGCGCATGTTCTCCATACAAAATACTGTACAGAACACCACCGGTCAGGCCCCACTGATGAAGGTCATCTGCTTCTCAGCTAGCTACATTGATGACCACATCCTTCTGAGTGTCTTCAGGGTCCTTGAACTGGGCAGCTCGCGCCAGGTTATCAACAGACTCTGCGATCTTCTTCGTCTGCGTGACCAGTTCCGACAGAAGAGACGCGATCACAGCGACGTGCATCACTTTGGCCAGATCCGCGTCCTGCGACAGTTCGGCCCTGAGGCCTTTCGCCGCTCTGATCGCCGCGGACATGTGAGTCCTGGCCGGGGACGGCGCGGTCATCGTCTGGATCGCCTCCGAGAGCTCCCGGAGCGCCTTGGCGGAGTTCAGGCTCATCTCGCCGCACGCCGTCCGAACCTTCAGGCAGAGCTCCATGTTCGCTTCAGGATACTGCGAGCAGGAAATTAAACAGGATGGTTGGATGGTGAGTGAACATGGTGAACGAATTCGTTCTGTAATCCTTTGATCGCCGAACGGGGCCGGATCATTAGCAGCCACCTACCTGAGATTTTGTGAGGGTGATGATGTAGGAGGCAAGAGCCTGCATCGAGGAAGCGCACTGGCGAGAAAGGGCGCCGAGCTTCTGGTACAGGCCCCATGGGTACCGGAAGTAGAAGTTGCCATGGCCGGGCTCCCACTTGGCAAAGTTGCACTGCAGTTTTGGAGTAAAAAACGGCTGCAATGGATCGTCGCAATCTTTGGATACAGGTGCATTACTGCTCAAGAATCAACATCGTAGTGCATTGCTGCTGCAGTGCTGCTTACCAAAGAGTCCTCGATGGCCTTGGAATTGAGGACGCTCTTGTACACCTGGAGGAAGGGCTTGCTCTCCAGATTCTCGCCTGGAGCGTTCTCCCTGAAGCATTCGGACTCGAGTCCTGCGCACAAGCATGCATACGGCTTTCAGTCTCACAGTCACAGCTCTGAAGTGAGTCTGTTTCGAGTACAGTGTGCTCTGTTTCCCTCTTTAGAAGTTATTAGTCTTAATTATTATGTTGTTACTGAATTTTGCTGCTAGCTGACTTCAATGCAATTCTGCACTGACTTAGCAGTTGGTTTATGGGGTCTGGGTTAAATTTGGCAGAAATTTGGTCAGCTTTTAATTTCTTCCTCGGGCTCGTATATATATTGTTAATGAATTTTGTCCCAATTAAAGTAGTACTGGATTATTAACACTACTAGTATACATCGTTGACATGGAATGCACAGGAATCCGATTCGTACGTTCTGCATATTCTAGTAGCCTTTTTGGATGGATCGGGTGGGATGATCGAGCACTGcacgtaccctcgaggaaatcGGCGAGCTTGTCGaggttggcggcggcgaggttgtgGAGGTCCTCCCCGGCCCAGACCGGGCAGACGAAGATGGCGGTGAAGAGGCAGGTGGCGACGCCGATGGCGATGGTGGAGAAGCGCTGGTGCGCGAGGCGGATGAGCTCCTCGACGCGGTAGCTCGACACGGCCACCAGGCTGAAGGTGAGGATGAAGATGGTGACGCCGTAGTCGTACCGCGCCTTCACCTCCGGGATGAACCGCGAGAACGTCGCCGCCGACGCTGCAACGCCATCGCCATGGCCGGCCatgagatcgatcgatcgatcagacGCCTAATTATTAATTAAGCGATCGATGGGCAACTGGGCAATTGGACATACCTAGCAAGAAGACAAAGATGGCCAGCACGACGGGCTCGCCGTGGTTGCCGCAGAGGTAGGCCACCTTGTGCGCCCCGACGGCGATGAACCCGGCGAGCAGCGTCGCGAACGCCCTGTTCAGGCCCTTGATCAGCGTCCCACCTGCCGCACGCAGCACCGCAAACATTGCAGCGTAAGTGAAGCTTGGCAGCTTGCAAGCAGCAAGCTAGTGTGAATTGAACGAACGATTGGTAGGTAGGTTGTACGGCACGATGCACGTACGTACGACGTACGGCGGTACTTGTTGCCCGTGACTGACGATGATGCATTCATGATGAATTTTTTTGTCATCTACAAACCGCCACGTGCGTGCAGCCGTGCACAGGAGGATGGCCGCTTGTGCGCAATAATAACTCATCAACTCACCGACGGTGTACtccatgacgacgacgacggtgagCACGGCCCACATGGTGGAGACGCCCCAGTTGTTGAAGATGGGGCGCACGTAGTAGAGCACGGACACCAGCGTGAGCGCCAGCCCCACCTTGAGCGAGTGCGCCACCCGCCGCGGGTCGTCCCGCGCGATCTTGCCCAGCTTCGCCCCGAACGCGGCGACCGCGCCCCGGACCTTGCCCGCCGCCGACACCAGCCCCGCCCCGCACCTCgcgctctcgccgccggcgccgctcacCACCTGCTGGTGAACCTCCATGACTTAGAGAGCTAGCTCGGTGATGAATCGGCAAGGGTAGCAGCCAGTGCAATGTGGGTGCCGGCCCGGGGGATGGAGGTGGGGTGGCTTATATAAGCGGACGGAGCCGGGGAGGAGGACAGGGACagcgccaggcggcggcggcgcggcagcttGGGGATATAATGGGATACCGGAATGCGGCGGACAGAGAGGATAGTGGAGACAAAAGCATACGCCTGCAGCCTGCTGCCGTGCACGCAGGCCTTTCTGCTGTGAATGCGACTCGCGGCGATACTGCTGGTGCCCTTTTCAACTGGTCGCCGGTGGTTTGCTGCCTCTCCGTTTCctgctcgatcgatcgatccacTGCTTGAACAAGTCGATCGAATGAAGAGGCCAGTGATCCGATGAGGAGAGATCGATGTGTGCAGCTAGCAATCTAGATTCTCCATGGAATGATCTAGATAGTTTGGTCGACGGCTATCGCCATTAGCAGTGCCATTCAGTTTCCCCACTGCATCATGCTTCTGCTGATTTGTGCTGTTGGCGAGGACTCGCCGGCCGGTGGAGCGTGGCAGCATCGCATAGAACTGGATGGTTCACATGCCTTTTGTTAATCGATCAGTAGTTTAACGCAAATGATGATGATCTCTCGATctagttttcaaaacaaaaaaaaaggtctcGATCTCTGCCTTTTGATCTGTATGTTCGCAGTTGGGACGACATGCACTGTCGGACGACCGAGCAGGTAAAATCCGTCTTGATCTTGGCCTGCTTCATCAGCGGCACGACGACGCAGGCATGAGCGCATCATGCAGGACTGGCCTGGACTGCACCGCTCCTATATACGATCGATGACCCATGCATGATCTGCAGACCAGGCGACATCACACCCCCTCTGACTTTTGACAAAGCGACAAATAAAGGTGGGCGGCGCTAGagctttctctctctttcttttttttctctctaaaaAATGGCGTCGTCTTCTAATATAATAAGCCATTAATTAATTTGGTGCTGTGTAAAGCATTGTAGGCTACTAATAGCTAAGCCGGTGCaacattaagaaaaaaaaagccccAAAAGAAAACCGCGTGAGGTGTTGGATTGCTGGGTATCCATGTCTCTATACTGCCAGTACTAGCTATGAGACGTGGCATGGCTTATCAGTCTGCAGCCTAggaccatttatttatctttATTTTCTTTGTCACACTTCATAATATATATAATCCCAACAAAATCCTACTCCAAGCACGCACATCTATAACATCTTATCAACAACAACTTGTTCAATGCATTTGGACAAAAAAGAAAATCTAACAATAATCTATCATCTGCAGGCCATCATCCTTCGCCTGAACCCCTTTAGTTTCTTCACCGTTAAGCGGccgaccgccaccaccacccgtGCTCTCTCTTTGCCTCGTGTACGTGTACGTATCCCCTTGCGCCTCCACATCGTCCTGCACTGCTTGCTTGGGCAACCTGTCGCCGTCCAGGTGTAGACTGATCCACCCAGGGTTTCAAGCAAATTCAACGCGCGCGACGGTGACTCTTCTTGTGTGTCTGTCACCGTCTCCGAACCGATCCGTCACTGTACACACAGCTCATAGAGCAGTACAGGGTCTACTGCAGGGTAACACTATCGctgcctttccttttctttttcctgatgCTGCAAGAATCGCTGCAATGCAAGCGAGCCGAGCTACGACGTTGCCGGGGAATAAATTAAAGCGCAAATAAGCCTTTAGGATTAATTGACATGCACGCACACACTACTGTGACACTGACACACAGGAAGCACAGACAGAGTCCGGAGCTGCTTGCTTTCCGATCGACGACGAGCGGTTcaggaagaagcagcagcagggccTTCAATTTTGCTCTCCATTTTATTTATCCGCTTCACCTCTCGTGTCTCCGATCCTCATCCTGTCGTTTTTCGATCGGTCTCATCACGTCCTCGCGATCTTATTGAAGTAGTACGACGAGGGACGAGTTCGATCGTCGTAGCGGCATCGATCCGAGAACAAGCTAAGCACAGGGAGAATCGAACAAGAACGTCAGGGAGGATAGCCGTTCCGTCAGGGTCATCCAGGACACGGCATTTGTGCAACATGCATGGAAGCAGAATAATCCAAGAACATGTGCTGCTAGTATTCTCTCATCAGGAGAGTAGCATTGCGTTGTGTTGCGTTGCATGCAGTCCTGGCCGATGGCCTCCAATCGAGGGCCCCGGCCCCCTGCTAGCAGAGATCTCGCCAAGTGGATGCATGGATGGGCAGTGTCTAAAGCGAAATCATCACCACATCGCGTATTCACCATTCACTCCTAGATAGCTTCCCCCGGCCCCTTTCTTTTCCCCCACATCCCATCCCAAGATTCCAGCAAGTGCGTAGCTAGCTAGATCGCCGAGAAAGTGGCAGCAGATGACAGGCACAGGCCAGCGGATCGACCGGTGATATGCGCACACCGATCGGCGGCATCTGCGAAGCAACGTTTCTGCCTCGCATGTGCATGGGCACAGCTAAGCTGCTGCTAAACCCTAGCTAGTTAGCCAGCGTCGTCGTCCGGCCCTCCTCGACGTGCGATAGTGGAAGTGGAAGAAGCATGGAGAACGACCGTAGTGGAGTGGCCCTTTTGGTGCAGGAAAGGAAGCCTTTTGGACGCTCAGGGCCGGCCCTGGGGCAGTGCGCAAGGTGCGACCGCACCGGGCCTCCGAAAATCAGGGGCCTCCAAAAATTACTATGCTAAGAGATCTGTTAAATCACAAGTTACACTTGTGCTCGAGAGCTAACTCATTTAGGTGCTGAAATGGCCCAGATCATCCAAATATTTGGCATGATCCTCTCCCAGACTTTTATAATTTGTATTGTTGGGTATGATATCTCTATCTAGTTGGATGAATAAAGTAACGAGCTGTTTTGGGATAAAAAAGTTACAAGTGCCATCAAAGCCCAATTGCAGGTTTACATAGATAGTAGGCCTAATAGAGAGGAATCAATTGACAACTCATCCACCATCTACCAATTGCACGCCTTAATGCATCCTTGACTTCCTCGCGAGATGTCACCGCATTCTACAGATCACCGATTCACCGCCTCCTTGTTATACCCAATTGCCAATTTGACTTCTTCTATTTTTATGGTAAATGGGGCCTCCATTTTTTTCTTGCACCGGGCCACCAAAAAGTCAGGGCCGGCCCTGTGGACGCTGCTAGTGCTCGTCTCTGACTTCACCTCGGGATATTGTTGGACCAAGCTAGATCATGCGGTCATGGCGTGCGCTCACCGTACACGCTCTGTCCTGCGACCGAGCTCCGTCCTCGTAGTTGTCGGGGTGGGTCGTTTTCGCCGCAGGATTCTTGTTCCTGTGGCTTGCCTTCCGGTCGACGTCTCTTTCTGCCCGCCATTGCTCgctctattttttttagattacataGTACAACTTAAACATTTACAAGGGAGAACTCTGCACCTTTCGGCATATTAATGTCAATTTATTTTATTCTAGCCTTCGTTCGCTGCACCTTCCAAACTTCGAGTAACTCAAATTTTGTTTGTAGGCGCTGCATGTATGTTGCCATAGGTGGCTTCCATGCATGCAAGTATACCAAGTCAGCtacgtttttcttttctcttcacGTCACCAACCATGTGCACTCTTATCAAGCGCACaatatatatactccctccatataggaTTTAGATGTCGTTTTGGACAAGATTTGAGTCAAACATtaggaatataaatcatgaataacttttaagttattgagtttgGAAAAGTAAAAATTGTATGAATAAATTTGTCTTAAGAAacactttcataaaaatatacatatatcacttttcaacaaatatttttataaaaataagcagTTAAAGTTATACTTTGAAGACCGTGTTgctgtcctaaacgtcatcTATTTCCTATATGGAAGGAGTATAGCTGCATCAATGGTCCCAAGCTATATATGTTGACTTCCCACCTGCTCCTGCTCTAGGTCCACTGCACTTATAGTTGATTTTAGCGACCTCTTATCATCGTCGATCTCCTTatcatttttctctttttttctcacCTATGATGAAATATCGAGAGTCAACGAACCGCCGAATACGACAAGGTCTCCTTTTATAGCTGATTTCCTCACCCtagcaaaaaaaagagaaaatctaGAATTCGGTTGTAGGCTTGTATCCACCATGGAGGCGGGTGTCCGTTACCTTTCAAACCGGCCAATCGAGGATTTGTAGGGTCAATCTAGTCTCTTGTCGTATGCACTTCCGTACCGGTACACCCAGTCATGTACGTTTTCTCTTCACCACACACCAGCGATACACGCACAAGCCAAATGTACAACATAAATACAGCTTTATCAATATAGTTCCAAGACTTCCAACCCGCTTGATCTCTAGGGCCGCTCTAGTTCTCATTGATTTTAGCAGCTCCTTATCATTGTCTCTTTTTAATTAATTCTATAGCAATAACGCCAAGAGTCACCCATCTACCGAATATGATAGACTCGCCTTTTATAGCCGATCATCCCACCCTTGGGTTGAAACCGCCATGTGACAGGCTCAAGGGAATGAATGGGTCAATAAGGGTTTCATATAATTTTGCCCGTTACATTTCAATAGTATCCATTTGAGCCCCTCCAAATTTTTTGTAGGGTCAATTTAGTCTCATGTATGCCGTGCGCAACTTCTGTGCAAGTGTACCAAGCCAGCTGTGTTTTCTCTTCAATGCATCAACCACAAGCATGCATGCCAAGTGCACAACACACATATAGCTGAAAGGATAACCCCAAGATGTGTTGACTTCCCACCCGCTCGATATATAGGGTGGTAGGGCCACACTAGCTTTAATTTGATTGATTTTAGCAGCATCGTGTCGATCGGGGGCGAAGCCAGACGATTGTGCCACCGGGGTCGGCTCCATTAGGACGTCGGGGTCGAATGCAGAGATCTACAGTAGTTTACGTGGAGTTTCACAGATGATTGTGGCTGCCATGGGAGCTAGGGGTTCC
This sequence is a window from Panicum virgatum strain AP13 chromosome 7K, P.virgatum_v5, whole genome shotgun sequence. Protein-coding genes within it:
- the LOC120640109 gene encoding aluminum-activated malate transporter 1-like, which encodes MEVHQQVVSGAGGESARCGAGLVSAAGKVRGAVAAFGAKLGKIARDDPRRVAHSLKVGLALTLVSVLYYVRPIFNNWGVSTMWAVLTVVVVMEYTVGGTLIKGLNRAFATLLAGFIAVGAHKVAYLCGNHGEPVVLAIFVFLLASAATFSRFIPEVKARYDYGVTIFILTFSLVAVSSYRVEELIRLAHQRFSTIAIGVATCLFTAIFVCPVWAGEDLHNLAAANLDKLADFLEGLESECFRENAPGENLESKPFLQVYKSVLNSKAIEDSLCNFAKWEPGHGNFYFRYPWGLYQKLGALSRQCASSMQALASYIITLTKSQYPEANMELCLKVRTACGEMSLNSAKALRELSEAIQTMTAPSPARTHMSAAIRAAKGLRAELSQDADLAKVMHVAVIASLLSELVTQTKKIAESVDNLARAAQFKDPEDTQKDVVINVAS